One genomic window of Punica granatum isolate Tunisia-2019 chromosome 1, ASM765513v2, whole genome shotgun sequence includes the following:
- the LOC116204487 gene encoding uncharacterized protein LOC116204487 encodes MEEIDPPVPSGEVTPPTTVRSQLPATHAPPYAPPSIYMPSTPVPPVLPSSNEAIRIAVLEGTVNQMASNITELMALLSGPNRASSSSIPPPAYGSMVDLSPWVLPTLAPENDVVPIPAPAHYPATVPPLTHAPEVYPFVAPLPVTLPVTFPPPPTPVPIIDPAMLALPPMLVSATSTHAPAPIAKPFPFPAPQPQISLPHRTPSILNIPYYNPDTQAVAAPEAPPTYIILAAEIEQKRRMKRMEEMMKALQESDSRYDTSYLDLNLFPNTRLPPKIKIPDFDKYDETTDPKPHLQGYRNRMMSYWGYEQFMIQTFQESLKGAALSWFTSLKAADIPTWDELAKKFVTQYGYNTGIAPSYLELSVMEMQEEQAFEDYATQWRAKAAKHRPPIDEVEQIQIFHGTLKGAYYSHLLGHMSSFNAMIKAGKKVSLGIKLGRIDHSVRKGEGESSKKTAVTAAFSHNRKGKDANVSVVNPGHPNHQQYAVNVAQSFPLPYHPAPQQQYPAQPIYYSAPPAYAPLQAPQSLGQQYTPTFQVQSSSPSASRIPHSAQRAPTPLTQQGNRGQVRPRPQYPPLPVPQSNIFRQLLAAGKINPEPPNENFNPANLNQNLHCEYHMGAPGHTTDNCYTLRGKLQALIDKKLLSFNEVKPPNVQINPLPDHDSSSARLST; translated from the coding sequence ATGGAAGAAATTGATCCACCAGTCCCTTCAGGAGAAGTTACCCCACCAACTACAGTGCGGTCCCAATTGCCTGCTACACATGCTCCACCATATGCCCCGCCATCCATATACATGCCATCGACTCCGGTGCCTCCAGTTTTACCATCTTCCAATGAAGCTATACGCATCGCAGTGCTCGAAGGCACAGTTAATCAGATGGCCTCAAACATCACTGAACTTATGGCTTTGCTCAGCGGACCAAACCGTGCCTCTTCGAGTTCCATCCCCCCTCCTGCGTATGGGTCAATGGTTGATCTGTCTCCTTGGGTCCTACCAACCCTTGCACCAGAGAATGATGTTGTGCCTATTCCAGCGCCGGCACACTACCCAGCGACCGTTCCACCGTTGACACACGCACCGGAGGTCTATCCGTTTGTTGCTCCTCTTCCGGTAACACTTCCAGTGACTTTCCCTCCTCCGCCAACGCCGGTACCGATAATTGATCCAGCTATGCTTGCGCTTCCTCCGATGTTAGTATCAGCCACAAGCACACATGCTCCTGCTCCCATCGCTAAGCCATTTCCTTTCccagctccacaaccccaaataagcCTTCCACACCGAACTCCATCGATCCTAAACATTCCTTACTATAACCCAGATACACAAGCTGTGGCTGCCCCTGAAGCTCCACCGACATATATTATCCTTGCTGCAGAGATAGAACAGAAGCGCCGAATGAAACGAATGGAAGAGATGATGAAGGCTCTCCAGGAAAGTGACTCTCGTTATGACACGAGTTACTTGGACCTGAATCTCTTTCCAAACACGAGGCTGCCTCCAAAGATCAAGATTCCCGACTTCGACAAGTATGACGAGACCACAGACCCAAAGCCACATCTGCAAGGCTATCGAAACCGCATGATGTCGTACTGGGGATATGAGCAGTTTATGATTCAGACTTTTCAGGAAAGTTTGAAAGGAGCAGCACTCAGTTGGTTCACCTCTCTCAAAGCAGCGGACATTCCCACTTGGGATGAACTCGCTAAGAAGTTTGTGACCCAGTATGGCTACAATACTGGCATAGCTCCGTCCTATCTCGAGTTAAGCGTCATGGAAATGCAAGAGGAGCAAGCCTTTGAGGACTATGCTACTCAATGGCGTGCTAAGGCGGCCAAGCACCGTCCTCCAATTGACGAAGTGGAACAGATCCAGATATTTCATGGGACCCTCAAGGGTGCATACTACTCGCACCTCTTGGGACACATGTCATCTTTCAATGCAATGATAAAGGCTGGCAAGAAGGTTAGCCTTGGGATTAAACTGGGAAGGATTGACCATTCGGTCAGAAAGGGAGAGGGTGAATCCTCCAAGAAGACAGCCGTCACTGCTGCTTTCTCCCACAACAGGAAAGGCAAAGATGCTAATGTTAGCGTGGTGAACCCGGGGCACCCCAACCATCAGCAATATGCAGTTAATGTCGCTCAGTCTTTTCCACTACCGTACCATCCTGCTCCACAGCAACAATACCCAGCTCAACCGATTTACTACTCGGCTCCTCCTGCCTACGCACCTCTTCAAGCCCCGCAGTCTCTTGGGCAGCAATATACCCCGACCTTTCAAGTGCAATCAAGCAGCCCCTCGGCTTCAAGAATTCCTCACTCGGCCCAGCGAGCCCCAACACCGCTAACCCAGCAGGGTAACAGAGGCCAGGTCAGGCCTCGACCTCAGTATCCACCTCTTCCTGTTCCTCAGTCAAACATATTCCGTCAACTTCTTGCTGCCGGAAAGATCAACCCGGAACCCCCCAACGAGAATTTCAATCCTGCAAATCTGAACCAGAACCTTCATTGTGAATACCACATGGGTGCTCCAGGACACACGACCGATAATTGTTACACTCTCAGGGGCAAGCTGCAGGCACTGATCGATAAGAAGTTGCTCTCGTTCAACGAGGTGAAGCCACCAAATGTTCAGATCAATCCTCTCCCTGACCACGACTCCAGCTCAGCCCGACTGTCAACATGA